The proteins below are encoded in one region of Paraburkholderia phenazinium:
- a CDS encoding NAD-dependent epimerase/dehydratase family protein has protein sequence MKIFVTGASGFIGGSIAAGLVRAGHRVRGLIRNPEHAAELERLGIEPVIGTLDDRALLVAQAQAADAVINAASSDHRAAVEALIEGLAGSGKPFLHTSGSSIVGDASGGEAGAARIYSEDALPEPTADKAARVAIDRLVLEAAQENIRSAVLCNTLIYGHGAVAGSASVQLPRLVRQAQKSGVVRHVGSGGNTWSNVHIDDVVELYRLALEKTPAGTFYFVESGEASFRDMTAAIARATKLGPAQDWPLKDAEQEWGYEMANYGLGSNSRVRGERARKLLGWQPQRTSVIEWIEREMM, from the coding sequence TTGAAGATTTTCGTTACTGGTGCCAGCGGTTTCATCGGCGGCTCGATCGCCGCGGGACTCGTGCGCGCCGGACATCGCGTGCGCGGCCTGATCCGCAATCCTGAACACGCCGCCGAACTCGAGCGCCTCGGCATCGAACCGGTGATCGGCACACTCGACGACCGCGCGTTGCTTGTCGCGCAAGCGCAGGCTGCCGACGCCGTCATTAACGCCGCCAGCAGCGATCACCGCGCGGCAGTCGAAGCGCTGATCGAAGGGCTCGCCGGCTCCGGCAAGCCGTTTCTGCATACGAGCGGCTCGAGCATCGTCGGCGATGCGTCGGGCGGCGAAGCCGGCGCGGCCAGGATTTATAGCGAAGACGCGCTGCCCGAACCGACTGCGGATAAAGCGGCGCGTGTCGCAATCGACCGTCTGGTGCTCGAAGCAGCGCAGGAAAATATCCGCTCAGCAGTGCTATGCAACACGCTGATCTACGGTCATGGTGCTGTTGCCGGCAGCGCCAGCGTGCAGTTGCCGCGCCTCGTGCGCCAGGCGCAGAAAAGCGGTGTGGTCCGGCACGTGGGGAGTGGCGGCAACACCTGGTCCAACGTGCATATCGACGACGTGGTCGAGTTATATCGCCTCGCGCTGGAGAAGACCCCAGCCGGCACTTTCTACTTCGTCGAAAGCGGCGAGGCGTCGTTTCGCGACATGACCGCCGCCATCGCCCGCGCGACGAAACTAGGTCCTGCGCAAGACTGGCCGCTCAAGGACGCCGAACAGGAATGGGGTTATGAAATGGCGAACTACGGGCTTGGTTCGAACAGCCGGGTACGTGGCGAACGCGCTCGCAAACTGCTGGGTTGGCAGCCGCAGCGCACGTCGGTGATCGAGTGGATTGAGCGGGAGATGATGTAG
- a CDS encoding DUF899 domain-containing protein — protein sequence MEPHSTVSREEWLAARRALLAEEKAFTRARDELNRKRLALPWVKVDKTYTFDTPQGRKTLAELFDGRSQLIVYHFMLGPEWKEGCPGCSFLSDSVDGVLPHLEHHDVSYMAVSRAPLEKIEAFKKRMGWRFRWVSSHESDFNFDYHVSFTPEQVANGKGFYNFEEQEISGDEAPGHSVFYKDEAGNIFHTYSSYARGGEPFIGTYTHLDIAPKGRNEVRNLGEWVKHHDRYEDAPRGCPACGS from the coding sequence ATGGAACCGCATAGCACTGTCTCAAGAGAAGAATGGCTGGCTGCGCGCCGCGCGCTGCTGGCTGAAGAAAAGGCATTCACACGCGCACGCGACGAGCTCAACCGCAAGCGTCTGGCGCTCCCATGGGTCAAGGTCGACAAGACCTATACCTTCGATACGCCGCAGGGTCGCAAGACGCTCGCGGAGCTGTTCGACGGGCGCAGCCAGCTGATCGTCTATCACTTCATGCTGGGCCCGGAATGGAAAGAGGGCTGCCCCGGGTGCTCGTTCCTCTCGGACAGTGTCGATGGCGTGTTGCCGCATCTCGAGCATCACGACGTTTCGTACATGGCCGTTTCGCGCGCACCGCTCGAGAAGATCGAGGCGTTCAAAAAGCGCATGGGCTGGCGCTTTCGCTGGGTCTCGTCGCATGAGAGCGATTTCAACTTCGACTATCACGTATCGTTTACGCCGGAGCAGGTCGCAAACGGCAAAGGCTTCTACAACTTCGAAGAGCAGGAGATTTCCGGTGACGAGGCACCCGGCCACAGCGTTTTCTACAAGGACGAGGCCGGCAATATTTTCCACACGTATTCAAGCTACGCGCGCGGTGGCGAGCCGTTTATCGGCACGTACACGCATCTGGATATCGCGCCGAAGGGGCGTAACGAAGTCAGGAATCTCGGCGAGTGGGTCAAGCACCATGATCGCTACGAGGACGCGCCGCGCGGTTGTCCGGCATGCGGTTCGTGA
- a CDS encoding NCS2 family permease, whose protein sequence is MMEPHAQPISDVGVERFDSKGFLDRYFEISSRGSSQRQEIIAGVTTFLAMVYSVFVVPGMFGKAGFDTSAVFVAVCLTTAFGSLLMGIWARLPIAIGCAISLTAFTAFGLVLGKGLHPTVALGAVFLMGIVFTGISVTGVRSWILRNLPSGVAHGTGIGIGLFLLLIAANDVGLVVKNPGAGLPVSLGNITALPALMSVAGLAAIFGLVRRRVPGSILIVIVAISALGLLIDPAVTYHGVFALPSLSAPGHASLIGAMDIKGALSLAVLPSVLALVMTAVFDATGTIRAVAGQAGQLDANGRIINGGRALTADSLSSIFSGFLGGAPAAAYIESTVGVAAGAKTGMAAAVVGLLFLVVMFFSPLAGLVPSYATAPALMYVGLLMLSSVSKLNMDDMVDSMSGLVCAVFIVLTANIVTGIMLGFSTLVIGRVVSGEYRKLNVGTVAIAVVLAAFYLGGWAI, encoded by the coding sequence ATGATGGAACCCCACGCCCAGCCGATTTCCGATGTCGGCGTCGAACGCTTCGACTCCAAGGGCTTTCTCGACCGGTACTTTGAAATCTCCTCGCGCGGCAGTTCGCAGCGCCAGGAAATCATTGCCGGCGTCACCACTTTTCTGGCGATGGTCTATTCGGTGTTCGTCGTGCCGGGCATGTTCGGCAAGGCGGGCTTCGACACCAGCGCGGTATTCGTGGCCGTGTGCTTGACGACGGCATTCGGCTCGCTGCTGATGGGCATCTGGGCCAGGCTGCCGATCGCCATTGGCTGCGCGATCTCGCTGACCGCCTTCACCGCCTTCGGTCTCGTGCTCGGCAAGGGCCTGCATCCGACCGTGGCGCTCGGCGCCGTGTTCCTGATGGGGATCGTCTTCACCGGCATTTCGGTGACGGGCGTGCGTTCGTGGATCCTGCGCAACCTGCCCTCGGGCGTGGCGCACGGCACGGGCATCGGCATCGGGCTGTTTCTGCTGCTGATTGCGGCCAACGACGTTGGGCTCGTGGTCAAGAACCCGGGTGCGGGGCTGCCGGTTTCGCTCGGCAATATCACGGCGCTGCCGGCGCTGATGTCGGTGGCGGGGTTGGCTGCGATCTTCGGGCTGGTGCGCCGTCGCGTGCCGGGCTCGATCCTGATCGTGATCGTCGCGATCTCCGCGCTTGGACTGCTGATCGATCCGGCGGTGACGTATCACGGCGTGTTTGCGCTGCCGTCGCTGAGCGCGCCGGGTCATGCTTCGCTGATCGGTGCGATGGACATCAAGGGTGCCTTGTCGTTGGCGGTACTGCCTAGTGTGCTGGCGCTGGTGATGACAGCCGTGTTCGATGCGACCGGCACGATCCGCGCTGTCGCAGGGCAGGCCGGGCAGCTCGATGCCAACGGCCGAATCATCAACGGTGGCCGTGCGCTGACGGCGGACTCACTCAGCTCGATCTTCTCGGGCTTCCTCGGCGGTGCGCCGGCTGCGGCCTACATTGAATCGACCGTCGGTGTCGCAGCAGGCGCGAAGACGGGGATGGCCGCGGCTGTCGTCGGTCTGCTGTTCCTCGTCGTGATGTTCTTCTCGCCGCTCGCCGGTCTGGTGCCTTCATATGCGACGGCTCCTGCGCTGATGTACGTCGGTCTGCTGATGCTGTCGAGCGTGAGCAAGCTGAATATGGACGACATGGTCGATTCCATGTCGGGTCTGGTGTGCGCGGTGTTCATCGTGCTGACCGCCAACATCGTGACCGGCATCATGCTCGGCTTCAGCACGCTGGTGATCGGCCGTGTCGTGAGCGGCGAGTATCGCAAGCTGAACGTCGGCACGGTAGCGATCGCAGTTGTTCTGGCCGCGTTCTATCTTGGTGGCTGGGCGATCTGA
- a CDS encoding LysE/ArgO family amino acid transporter, producing the protein MDWLAFSHGAALCASLIVTIGAQNAFVLRQGIMRSHVGKIVLLCAVSDFILIGAGVGGASALVERYPVFVHAMLYVGLAYLAWFGINALRRAVRPGHAVLDVSVSGDPTNAPATTATSAQRTMPIILMTLAFTWLNPHVYLDTFLLIGTAGAREAQTGRVAFALGAMAVSGVWFVGLGYGARALAPLFRRATAWRVLDGAIGSMVLLLAVTQLR; encoded by the coding sequence ATGGATTGGCTTGCTTTCTCCCACGGAGCGGCGCTGTGCGCGTCGCTGATCGTCACCATCGGCGCCCAGAACGCCTTCGTGCTGCGCCAAGGCATCATGCGCTCGCACGTCGGCAAGATCGTGCTGCTGTGCGCGGTATCGGACTTCATCCTGATCGGTGCGGGGGTGGGCGGCGCATCGGCGCTGGTCGAGCGCTATCCGGTGTTCGTCCATGCCATGCTATATGTTGGGCTCGCCTACCTTGCCTGGTTCGGCATCAACGCGCTGCGTCGCGCGGTGCGTCCCGGCCATGCCGTGCTCGACGTCAGCGTCTCCGGTGACCCGACCAACGCGCCGGCAACCACAGCGACGTCCGCACAACGCACCATGCCGATCATCCTGATGACGCTCGCTTTCACGTGGCTCAACCCGCATGTGTATCTCGACACCTTCCTCCTGATCGGCACAGCCGGCGCCCGCGAAGCACAAACCGGCCGGGTGGCCTTCGCGCTCGGTGCGATGGCGGTCAGCGGCGTGTGGTTCGTCGGCCTCGGCTACGGCGCGCGAGCACTCGCCCCCCTGTTTCGCCGTGCGACGGCCTGGCGCGTACTCGACGGCGCGATCGGCAGCATGGTTCTGCTGCTTGCCGTCACGCAATTGCGCTAA
- a CDS encoding LysR family transcriptional regulator ArgP: protein MLDYALLDALAAVVRHGSFDRAASELNVTPSAVSQRVKLLEERVGSVLVKRGQPCVATTSGALLCRHTERVQLLESELTGRLPALPGALVESWPTLRVAVNDDSVGTWFIDAVAGFCVEREMLLDLVIDDQDHTAQRIRDGSVQGAVTTQAEPVQGCRSVRLGRMRYLAVCAPDFFERYFADGVTRDSLRRTPCIDFNPKDQLQKRFMRRITRAEVDPPLHWIPHVAGFLRACATGMGWGLCPERMIASHLESGELVDMAPGKPVDVDLYWQSWRLSIGWLDDFGTELRKRAAELLD from the coding sequence ATGCTCGACTATGCTTTGCTGGATGCGCTGGCTGCTGTAGTGCGCCACGGATCGTTCGACCGCGCGGCGAGCGAGCTGAACGTGACGCCGTCGGCGGTGTCGCAGCGTGTGAAATTGCTGGAGGAGCGGGTGGGCAGCGTGCTCGTCAAACGCGGCCAGCCGTGTGTGGCGACGACTTCGGGCGCGCTGCTGTGCCGCCATACGGAGCGGGTGCAGTTGCTCGAATCGGAACTGACGGGGCGATTGCCTGCGCTGCCGGGAGCGTTGGTCGAGTCCTGGCCGACCTTGCGCGTGGCGGTCAACGATGACAGCGTCGGCACGTGGTTTATCGATGCGGTGGCTGGGTTCTGTGTGGAGCGGGAGATGCTGCTCGATCTCGTCATCGACGATCAGGATCATACGGCACAGCGGATTCGCGATGGCAGCGTGCAGGGCGCGGTGACCACGCAGGCGGAGCCGGTGCAGGGTTGCCGGTCAGTACGGCTTGGACGGATGCGTTATCTGGCCGTGTGTGCGCCGGATTTCTTCGAGCGCTACTTCGCCGATGGGGTCACGCGCGATTCGCTGCGGCGCACGCCTTGCATCGACTTCAATCCGAAGGATCAGCTGCAGAAGCGCTTTATGCGCCGGATTACTCGCGCGGAGGTCGATCCGCCGTTGCACTGGATTCCTCACGTTGCGGGCTTTCTCAGAGCGTGCGCCACGGGAATGGGGTGGGGCCTGTGTCCGGAGCGGATGATCGCCTCGCATCTCGAGAGCGGCGAACTCGTGGATATGGCGCCCGGTAAGCCCGTCGATGTGGATCTGTACTGGCAGAGCTGGCGCTTGTCGATCGGATGGCTGGACGATTTCGGCACGGAGTTGCGCAAGCGGGCAGCGGAGTTACTGGATTGA
- a CDS encoding PRC-barrel domain-containing protein → MSGGFRRPAFRYPILLVLAAVALSGCSLLRGPQQAPITEAVPDLVEPASSTLVAGPPETTVQTETSKPETPAKPKRPPAPPPKKEEPPPPPVATPAPPPPTPAPLIVTRVIDRNQAHGLLDSEVQKPDGKVVGRAVDLVTDPSGKPIEMIVNLQGFLGVGDRKVNFPWNVFRFTPGAKTAPITLNLAPGQAPPADRAKAAAAAAGTATATRLPLLDATVERPNGAKVGRVIDVLIDANAQPQAVVLDVSGMVSADRRTIAANWSALRFAVKDKTLYPLMDLSDAAIAASPPYASDQPIRAVSPAPPAPPATPAPAAAASSTATASTARAAR, encoded by the coding sequence ATGAGTGGCGGTTTTCGACGTCCAGCTTTCCGTTACCCGATCCTTCTCGTCCTCGCGGCTGTCGCCCTGTCGGGTTGCAGTCTGCTGCGCGGACCGCAGCAGGCGCCGATCACCGAGGCCGTCCCGGATCTCGTCGAACCCGCCAGTTCCACCCTCGTAGCCGGACCGCCTGAGACGACGGTGCAGACGGAAACCAGCAAGCCCGAAACGCCGGCCAAACCCAAGCGACCGCCTGCGCCGCCGCCGAAGAAGGAGGAACCGCCTCCGCCGCCGGTCGCCACGCCCGCCCCGCCGCCGCCCACGCCTGCGCCGCTGATCGTGACGCGGGTGATCGATCGCAACCAGGCGCACGGACTGCTCGACAGCGAAGTGCAGAAGCCCGACGGCAAGGTCGTGGGACGCGCCGTCGATCTCGTCACCGACCCGAGCGGCAAGCCGATCGAGATGATCGTCAATCTGCAGGGCTTCCTCGGGGTCGGCGACCGCAAGGTCAATTTCCCATGGAACGTATTCCGCTTCACGCCGGGCGCGAAGACCGCGCCCATCACGCTGAATCTCGCTCCGGGTCAGGCGCCGCCGGCCGACCGCGCAAAGGCCGCCGCGGCAGCGGCCGGCACCGCAACCGCCACACGTTTGCCGTTGCTCGACGCCACCGTTGAGCGCCCTAACGGCGCGAAAGTCGGCCGCGTGATCGACGTGCTGATCGACGCCAATGCCCAGCCGCAAGCAGTCGTGCTCGACGTGAGCGGCATGGTGAGCGCCGACCGCCGCACGATTGCGGCGAACTGGTCGGCGCTGCGATTTGCGGTAAAAGACAAGACGCTCTATCCGCTGATGGACCTGAGCGATGCAGCGATCGCCGCGTCGCCGCCGTATGCGTCGGATCAACCGATCCGCGCCGTTTCGCCTGCCCCACCCGCGCCGCCGGCCACGCCTGCGCCCGCCGCCGCTGCATCATCTACCGCGACTGCATCTACCGCACGGGCGGCCCGATGA
- a CDS encoding ArsR/SmtB family transcription factor, translating into MVKFSEDLLDRTFAALSDPTRRALLARLSTHHDLSVSELAQPFEMSLPAVMKHLDVLSEAGLVTRTKTGRTVACRLSAGPMEQAMLWLNRYERFWSEQLDRLAAFVEQEEACPPVPVSRSSAVSTRRPAKSSGPGRSRRKS; encoded by the coding sequence ATGGTTAAGTTTTCAGAAGATCTTCTCGACCGCACGTTTGCCGCGCTTTCCGACCCCACGCGGCGGGCGTTGCTCGCGCGCCTGTCCACCCATCACGACCTGTCGGTCAGCGAACTCGCGCAGCCGTTCGAGATGTCGTTGCCGGCGGTGATGAAGCATCTCGACGTACTGTCCGAGGCCGGTCTCGTCACGCGCACGAAAACCGGCCGCACGGTGGCGTGCCGGTTGTCCGCGGGGCCCATGGAGCAGGCCATGCTGTGGCTGAACCGCTATGAACGCTTCTGGAGCGAGCAGCTCGATCGTCTCGCCGCTTTTGTCGAACAGGAGGAGGCATGTCCGCCCGTCCCAGTCTCACGCTCCAGCGCCGTCTCAACGCGTCGCCCGGCAAAGTCTTCCGGGCCTGGACGCAGCCGGCGCAAATCCTGA
- a CDS encoding MFS transporter, translating to MTGRLMVTTRSLRALDWMNFFVANVQTGFGPFIASYLASHKWTQGEIGMALSVGTISAMVSQVPAGAAVDAMKNKKGAAAWAIFAIIFSAVLLASSPTVLPVIAAEVFHGFASCMLVPAMAAISFALVGRQNLGDRLGRNARWASIGSAIAAGLMGLFGEYFSSRAVFWLTAALAMPALIALSMVQNTGTVDAMPQAKPVPDADEKRESLRELLRDKRMLIFAACIVLFHLSNAAMLNLAAGEVTAGMGDNVQLVIAACIIVPQAIVAMMSPWVGRSAQRWGRRPILLFGFAALPVRALLFAGISSPYLLVPVQMLDGLSAAVFGVMLPLIAADVAGGKGRYNLCIGLFGLAAGIGATLSTAAAGFIADRFSNTVSFFGLAAAGALAVLLVWAAMPETRESETVPEAEGVPEAR from the coding sequence ATGACAGGCCGGCTTATGGTGACAACACGCAGCCTGCGCGCGCTCGACTGGATGAATTTCTTCGTCGCGAACGTGCAGACCGGCTTTGGTCCGTTCATCGCGTCCTACCTCGCCTCGCACAAGTGGACCCAGGGTGAGATCGGCATGGCACTCTCGGTGGGTACGATCAGCGCGATGGTGAGCCAGGTGCCGGCAGGCGCCGCTGTCGACGCAATGAAGAACAAGAAAGGCGCTGCCGCCTGGGCGATCTTCGCGATCATCTTCTCCGCGGTGCTGCTCGCCAGCAGTCCAACCGTGCTGCCCGTGATCGCCGCGGAAGTCTTCCACGGCTTCGCGAGCTGCATGCTGGTGCCGGCCATGGCCGCGATCTCGTTCGCTTTGGTCGGACGCCAGAACCTTGGCGACCGGCTCGGGCGCAATGCGCGCTGGGCGTCTATCGGCAGTGCGATTGCGGCCGGGTTGATGGGGTTATTCGGCGAGTACTTCTCGTCGCGCGCGGTGTTCTGGTTGACCGCTGCGCTCGCCATGCCCGCGCTGATTGCGCTGAGCATGGTGCAGAACACTGGCACCGTCGACGCCATGCCCCAGGCCAAGCCAGTTCCGGACGCGGATGAAAAGCGCGAGAGCCTGCGCGAACTGCTGCGCGACAAGCGCATGCTGATCTTCGCGGCCTGTATCGTGCTGTTCCACCTGTCGAATGCGGCGATGCTCAACCTCGCGGCCGGTGAAGTGACTGCCGGCATGGGAGACAACGTGCAGCTCGTGATTGCGGCCTGCATCATCGTGCCGCAGGCGATCGTGGCGATGATGTCGCCGTGGGTAGGACGTTCGGCACAACGCTGGGGACGCAGGCCGATCCTGCTGTTCGGCTTCGCTGCGCTGCCGGTTCGCGCGCTGCTGTTTGCCGGAATCAGCAGCCCTTATCTGCTGGTGCCGGTGCAGATGCTCGATGGTTTGAGTGCAGCTGTGTTCGGGGTGATGCTGCCGCTGATCGCTGCGGATGTCGCTGGCGGCAAGGGTCGCTATAACCTGTGTATCGGGCTGTTCGGTCTGGCGGCCGGGATCGGCGCGACGTTGAGCACGGCAGCGGCGGGTTTCATTGCGGACCGGTTCAGCAATACGGTCAGCTTCTTTGGGCTCGCCGCGGCTGGGGCGCTGGCGGTGCTGCTCGTGTGGGCGGCCATGCCGGAGACGCGTGAGAGCGAGACTGTGCCGGAGGCGGAAGGGGTGCCCGAGGCGCGGTAA
- a CDS encoding LysR substrate-binding domain-containing protein, with protein sequence MKTSTDELLVFVTVIDSGSITAAAEKLQQTVSGVSRALTRLEKKLDTALIRRTTRRLQLTEEGVLYLDRARAILDAMEEAEQSVARRRERPSGRLRVDAASPFMLHCIAPHMKAFSALYPEIRLELTSNERIVDLLEQKVDIAIRIGALQDSTLHARSLGSSKLRIVASPGYLGECGEPDSVEALRTHRLIGFTAPEHLNRWPLRDGARAWLKIAPVMTASSGETIRQLSLADSGIACLADFMTLADVRSGRLVPILADALVDERQPVSAVFYQSAALAGRVQAFLDFIGTRLQL encoded by the coding sequence ATGAAGACATCCACCGACGAACTGCTGGTATTCGTAACCGTGATCGACAGCGGCTCGATTACGGCTGCCGCCGAAAAGCTGCAGCAGACCGTCTCCGGCGTGAGCCGTGCGTTGACGCGGCTGGAGAAAAAGCTGGATACAGCGTTGATTCGCCGGACGACGCGGCGCTTGCAGCTCACGGAAGAGGGCGTGCTGTACCTCGACCGGGCGCGGGCGATTCTGGATGCGATGGAGGAGGCCGAGCAATCGGTGGCGCGCCGGCGCGAGCGCCCAAGCGGACGTTTGCGGGTCGACGCGGCGTCGCCGTTCATGCTCCACTGCATCGCCCCGCACATGAAAGCGTTTTCGGCGCTGTATCCGGAGATCCGGCTCGAGTTGACGAGCAACGAGCGGATCGTCGATCTGCTCGAGCAGAAAGTGGACATCGCGATTCGAATTGGCGCATTGCAGGATTCGACGCTGCATGCGCGTTCGCTCGGCAGCAGCAAGCTGCGTATCGTGGCGAGCCCTGGCTATCTTGGCGAGTGCGGCGAACCGGATTCTGTCGAGGCGTTACGCACGCATCGCCTGATCGGTTTTACCGCGCCGGAGCATCTGAACCGCTGGCCGTTGCGGGACGGCGCGCGTGCATGGTTGAAGATCGCGCCGGTCATGACGGCGTCGAGCGGCGAGACGATCCGGCAGCTATCGTTGGCGGATAGCGGCATCGCCTGCCTTGCGGATTTCATGACGCTCGCCGATGTACGCAGCGGGCGGCTGGTGCCGATTCTCGCCGACGCGCTTGTCGACGAACGGCAGCCGGTTAGCGCGGTGTTTTATCAGAGCGCGGCGCTCGCGGGGAGGGTGCAGGCGTTTCTGGATTTTATCGGGACGCGCTTGCAGCTTTAG
- a CDS encoding SRPBCC family protein yields MSARPSLTLQRRLNASPGKVFRAWTQPAQILKWMHPSGNEMIHAEVDAREGGSFRLVMRGTDGAEHEASGRYLEVVADAKLVFTWSWRSAPESESLVTVALRPDGGGTLLTLTHAQFLDEETRDQHAEGWTSTLDGLERYLA; encoded by the coding sequence ATGTCCGCCCGTCCCAGTCTCACGCTCCAGCGCCGTCTCAACGCGTCGCCCGGCAAAGTCTTCCGGGCCTGGACGCAGCCGGCGCAAATCCTGAAGTGGATGCACCCGAGCGGCAACGAGATGATTCATGCTGAAGTCGATGCGCGGGAGGGCGGCAGTTTCCGGCTCGTGATGCGCGGCACGGACGGCGCGGAACACGAAGCCAGTGGCCGCTATCTGGAAGTCGTGGCGGACGCGAAGCTGGTTTTCACGTGGAGCTGGCGCTCGGCGCCGGAGAGCGAGTCGCTCGTGACGGTGGCGTTGCGCCCCGATGGTGGCGGCACGCTGCTTACCTTGACGCATGCCCAGTTCCTTGACGAAGAGACGCGCGACCAGCACGCAGAGGGCTGGACGTCCACGCTGGATGGACTCGAGCGTTACCTTGCCTGA